One window of Chloroflexota bacterium genomic DNA carries:
- a CDS encoding cyclase family protein encodes MIIHDISLTIKPELPTWPGDPKIELRRISKMEAGADANVTHLSATVHIGTHVDAPYHFLGGDAKTVESLSLEILTGPARVVQLPNVGVDITVADLEAADIPDGTTRLLLKTRNSDWWAAGNDTFQENFAAPDADAAEWLVAHGIKLIGVDYLSVAPFRSPVPTHRILLAAGVIPLEGLDLSAIEPGEYTLYCLPLKIQGSDGAPARAILVEE; translated from the coding sequence ATGATCATCCACGATATATCGCTAACCATTAAGCCCGAACTTCCCACCTGGCCAGGCGATCCCAAAATTGAATTGCGTCGCATCAGTAAAATGGAAGCTGGCGCTGATGCCAATGTGACTCATCTCTCCGCCACGGTGCATATCGGCACGCATGTCGATGCGCCCTACCATTTCTTGGGTGGGGATGCAAAAACAGTGGAATCTCTGTCCCTGGAAATTCTTACAGGCCCGGCGCGCGTCGTGCAGCTTCCCAATGTCGGCGTAGATATCACTGTTGCCGATCTCGAAGCGGCTGACATTCCTGATGGAACCACGCGCCTGCTGCTTAAAACGCGCAACTCGGATTGGTGGGCTGCAGGGAATGATACCTTCCAGGAAAATTTCGCCGCCCCCGATGCAGATGCAGCCGAATGGCTTGTAGCGCACGGTATCAAACTGATCGGGGTGGATTATCTCTCCGTGGCCCCATTTCGCTCCCCTGTGCCGACGCACCGCATTCTACTCGCCGCGGGCGTGATTCCGCTGGAAGGGCTTGATCTCTCCGCCATTGAGCCGGGCGAATACACGCTCTACTGCCTGCCGCTCAAAATCCAGGGCAGCGACGGCGCGCCTGCGCGGGCAATTCTGGTGGAAGAATAA